A genomic stretch from Aedes albopictus strain Foshan chromosome 2, AalbF5, whole genome shotgun sequence includes:
- the LOC109398016 gene encoding UPF0389 protein CG9231 produces MSFLSACSLARIYATSGRQLGTGFIARLQQSQTVACSSSSSVQPKEPPKAPTPTAGSSAQDTNISSRTHRPNDFEKRLLVFTKKYKTTEEIPQYINQDVMERCRNQVRIKIANYMMLATAIGCIIMVISGKKAQERGDSVQKMNLEWHKEYNEKARQEVADAPKN; encoded by the exons ATGAGTTTCCTCAGTGCATGCAGTTTGGCACGTATCTACGCTACCAGCGGTCGTCAGCTAGGAACCGGTTTTATTGCACGTTTGCAACAGTCACAGACGGTCGCCTGCTCATCATCCAGTTCGGTCCAAcctaaggaacccccgaaggcacCCACGCCGACGGCGGGTAGCTCTGCTCAGGACACCAACATCAGCTCCCGAACGCATCGTCCGAATGACTTCGAAAAACGACTTCTTGTATTCACCAAGAAATACAAAACCACCGAGGAAATTCCTCAGTACATCAA TCAAGATGTGATGGAACGATGCCGTAACCAGGTGCGCATCAAAATCGCCAACTACATGATGCTGGCGACGGCCATCGGGTGCATCATCATGGTAATCAGCGGCAAGAAGGCCCAGGAACGGGGCGATTCCGTGCAAAAGATGAATCTCGAGTGGCACAAGGAGTACAACGAGAAGGCTCGGCAAGAAGTCGCAGACGCGCCGAAGAACTAA
- the LOC109399521 gene encoding nucleolar protein 11-like produces the protein MAKLLSYYSLCPINDVREFLGLSRDVDTGCVINTLGRNIIQVVKLSNQKLQHSWTSLDRLTSKVVYDFRSERYVAVFGNRQVRCWNRDQSDINKVKKLKFFRSILELFTLDNGQVLVLYDDGSCESLESAVDTRNEDRKDPENILKKPNIDPAKEAILNVTAITVDSGNTILAYFVKDQEEETLTLNYALLEKESLKPLKGFHKITLQRIEQKVHLVGQSIVDGSAGPSLITIWSDKRIFSKPLTFDDEAHHKSIGNFISILSMINTSQPLSMIGISKDYVAIYANNLNQDGATLLLYNVQFKVVQAKQLFKVYFNNSRFWLSENHILLAFGQTLAVVPFKISKEQLSDMVGTQRSIELRSYVDNESINEDCDFNEGFAFVGNLESVVDEESDEEDSKPEKVYKIFESVETFEESLRKAYKSNLQVDVLRDDSLPDDTIQMRLMANVDNSLGPLVFSEKFEIFVSELEKHGFCEMEITDKVLPLMIEANASLDIGKCLKRYSTVSERALVAVLQYALACNDQPPSGTKITDLEQLLDRYEESAIPASNPSEEIKNLDILECHDVEDSSRNDLLNIVLSCSFNRRTILPLVRKEIDLNAVLRLLDHLLHLLTDPVSSLMDSPTNSDNFNSDDKVVEWATLLIDSHYQQIILSRDGKVRERMVNWMNVVKQHSDSLQELKSLAPAVLRLVEKKTGEGEKHVNKWYSVETVQLY, from the exons ATGGCCAAGTTGTTATCATACTACAGTTTGTGTCCGATAAACGATGTTCGAGAATTTTTGGGCCTATCTCGCGATGTCGATACCGGCTGTGTGATCAACACTCTCGGAAGGAACATTATCCAAGTGGTGAAG ttgagCAATCAAAAACTCCAACACAGCTGGACTTCGCTAGACCGGCTGACCAGCAAAGTGGTTTACGATTTCCGCTCGGAACGGTACGTGGCCGTGTTCGGGAATCGCCAGGTCCGCTGCTGGAACCGAGATCAGTCCGACATTAACAAAGTGAAGAAGTTGAAGTTCTTCCGAAGCATTCTTGAGTTGTTCACCTTGGACAACGGACAAGTTTTGGTTCTCTATGACGATGGAAGCTGTGAATCACTGGAAAGTGCCGTCGACACCAGGAACGAGGACCGCAAAGATCCGGAAAATATCCTGAAGAAGCCCAATATTGATCCTGCCAAAGAAGCTATCTTGAATGTCACGGCCATTACCGTGGACAGCGGCAACACAATATTGGCTTATTTCGTCAAGGATCAAGAGGAGGAAACTTTGACCTTGAATTATGCACTTTTGGAGAAGGAAAGCCTCAAGCCGCTGAAGGGCTTCCACAAGATTACACTGCAGCGGATTGAGCAAAAGGTGCACCTCGTTGGCCAGAGCATTGTGGACGGAAGCGCAGGTCCTTCTCTGATTACTATTT GGTCCGACAAACGTATCTTCTCGAAGCCACTGACCTTCGACGACGAAGCTCATCACAAATCGATTGGCAACTTCATATCAATCCTGAGCATGATCAACACCAGTCAACCACTGTCGATGATTGGCATCAGCAAGGATTATGTTGCTATCTATGCCAACAACCTCAACCAGGACGGTGCCACACTGTTGCTGTACAACGTGCAGTTTAAGGTAGTACAAGCGAAGCAGCTGTTCAAGGTTTATTTCAACAACTCTCGGTTCTGGTTGAGCGAAAATCACATTCTGCTGGCATTTGGACAAACGCTGGCCGTGGTTCCATTCAAGATCAGCAAGGAGCAACTGTCGGATATGGTCGGGACGCAGCGAAGCATTGAGTTGCGTTCCTACGTGGATAATGAAAGTATCAACGAGGACTGCGACTTCAACGAAGGTTTTGCCTTTGTTGGGAATCTGGAAAGCGTGGTGGATGAAGAAAGTGATGAAGAAGATTCCAAACCGGAAAAGgtttacaaaatatttgaaagtgttgaaacttttgaggaatcttTGCGAAAGGCTTACAAGAGCAACTTACAGGTGGATGTCCTTCGCGATGACTCACTTCCGGACGACACCATTCAAATGCGCTTGATGGCCAATGTGGATAACTCACTAGGGCCGTTGGTTTTCTCGGAAAAGTTCGAAATATTTGTCAGTGAACTTGAGAAGCACGGTTTTTGCGAAATGGAAATAACGGATAAAGTTCTTCCGCTGATGATCGAAGCCAATGCTTCCCTGGATATAGGAAAGTGTCTTAAGCGTTACAGTACTGTGTCCGAGAGGGCACTTGTGGCAGTTCTTCAGTATGCCCTTGCCTGCAATGATCAACCACCAAGTGGAACGAAAATCACTGATTTAGAACAGCTGTTGGACAGATACGAAGAAAGCGCAATTCCTGCTTCCAATCCCTCAGAAGAAATCAAAAACCTAGACATCTTGGAATGCCACGACGTTGAAGACAGCTCCCGCAACGATCTTTTGAATATCGTTCTTTCCTGCAGCTTCAATCGCAGAACAATCCTACCTCTGGTTCGAAAAGAAATCGACCTAAACGCCGTCCTTCGACTGTTGGATCATTTACTGCATTTGCTAACGGACCCAGTGTCCAGCCTTATGGACAGCCCGACCAATTCCGACAATTTCAACAGCGACGACAAGGTCGTCGAATGGGCAACGCTGCTCATCGATTCACACTACCAGCAGATTATCCTTTCCCGGGATGGAAAGGTTCGCGAACGGATGGTGAACTGGATGAATGTGGTGAAACAGCACAGCGATTCGCTGCAGGAGTTGAAGTCGTTAGCTCCCGCGGTGCTGAGGCTGGTCGAGAAAAAGACCGGAGAAGGCGAGAAGCACGTTAACAAGTGGTACAGCGTGGAGACGGTGCAACTGTACTGA
- the LOC109398015 gene encoding vacuolar protein sorting-associated protein 28 homolog: MQENRPELYEEVKLYRHAREREKYDNMADLFALVSTLQNLEKAYIRDCVTPQEYTAACSKLLVQYKVAFKLVQGDEFPTIESFVKKFRLDCPAALERIREDRPITIRDDKGNTSKCIADIVSMFITLMDKLRLDIRAMDDLQPELRDLLDTMNRLSLIPDNFEGKEKVSTWLATLNSMQASDELSETQVRQLLFDLESSYAAFNNLLHAT, translated from the coding sequence ATGCAGGAGAATCGTCCGGAATTGTACGAGGAGGTAAAGTTGTACCGCCACGCTCGGGAACGGGAAAAGTACGACAACATGGCCGATCTGTTTGCCCTGGTGTCGACGCTGCAGAATCTGGAGAAGGCCTACATCCGGGACTGTGTGACCCCGCAGGAATACACGGCGGCCTGTTCCAAGCTGCTGGTGCAGTACAAGGTCGCCTTCAAGTTGGTCCAGGGCGATGAGTTTCCAACGATCGAATCGTTTGTCAAGAAATTCCGTCTGGACTGTCCGGCCGCGTTGGAACGGATCCGGGAGGATCGGCCCATCACGATTCGGGACGACAAGGGTAACACGAGCAAGTGCATTGCCGATATCGTTTCAATGTTCATCACCCTGATGGACAAGCTGCGGTTGGATATCAGAGCCATGGATGATTTGCAGCCGGAGTTGCGCGATTTGCTGGACACGATGAATCGACTGTCGCTGATTCCGGATAATTTTGAGGGCAAGGAGAAAGTCTCTACCTGGTTGGCCACTTTGAACTCGATGCAGGCTTCGGATGAGCTGTCGGAAACTCAGGTGCGGCAACTGCTGTTCGATCTGGAATCATCCTATGCGGCATTTAATAATCTACTGCATGCGACCTAA